ttttccgatttaaaattaatgctcttttggccaagttatgatatttttaattttaaaaatcaagatgtttttaatataaaaaatcagattttataatacaaaataataattttctaagtcaaggaatcatttccgaccccataaaccagatatattcttgatcagcatcaagaggggaatctttctagacatgtccggaagaaatagattttttggccatttttgcgaaatttcataaggggttacatcattaaaattagcaaaaatggccaaaaattttgatttcctaaaattttaaatttggtatgcaatttttttaaattaaaaaaactgacacaaaactgctttccgaatcgaaattaatgcatttttggcttagttatgatatattttaattgttacctgcaagggtatacaaactttggctggccaaagttagctttctttcttgtttaaaattaatgtacttttttttgttacctGTCAAATatggatttattttatattttattataatctTAGATTTCCAAATTTTACGGCTGGAAAACCCTTCAAGAAACTGATATAATTCCAGGCTGCTGTTACGATATTGATCACCTCAAAGTATCTATTACTTTAGACACCCTTTCCTCCCACACTGCAAACTTTAATTAGTCATCGTCCGGTCTTGAGCAGCTCCTTTGAGCAGCGCCATTAAAGCCATGGCCAAAGACAACCCTCTAAGGGCGTTATGAATTGGGCTCATTATGGCCAGTGACCTAACCAAGCCCTCACTTCAACAGTGCAGTGTGCCCCTcctcaacatcatcatcattgggCCGCCTCTGCTCATTTGCATTATGGCCAAGATGGTATGGAACAAAGGCGCGTTGTGGCTAGCGAGGATGGGGTGCAATGGGAGCGCCATGCTGGAGAAATGAAATGTTTGCGTGTGGAGTGCGACGTCGTCGTTGctggctctctctctttctgccTTGCATGAATCACTCGACCGGCGACATCGTGTGCAAAGTGTAATGAATCACTTGTCGGCGGGTAAGAGGGAGCTGCCCGGGCCCCCACAAAACAACacactcatacacacacagaaaaacaCTTATAACCCTATTCACTTACTTACCAGCCGGTACGTGCCGgtaatttacaatttgttgCCTCCCCAAAAGTATGGCCAACACACTTTTGTTTACATCTATCGATGGTTCTTAATCAGCTCAAGCTGTTGATATCGGCCAGGGATTAAAACATGATATTTCAgaacaaattttatattcctttCCTATTGGAATGCCACAGGTAAGTAAGTTTCCAAAATCAAatggtttttttgtgttctcattttaatttgtttcctgTTTATAAAAACGGTTTAAAAGGTACGGCTACTATTAATATTTCCATacaactttttgttgttgtggcggGGCGGGGAAGCTCTTACAGTCTAAATCCACTGTATCACGTAGCATTTGATTAAGGGGGGGATCTTGTGGCCGTGATTATGGATACACTTATGACTAAACCAACTTCAGATGCTGTCAGGTTCTAGAACTTGGGTCGCTTCACAAAAGGCTTGGCGCCGTTCTCCTGATAAGGACGCTTGTTGCCAAAGTTCTTGTTGTTTCCGAACCTTTGGAATTTGCCAGGGAACTTGCCAGGGGCACCGGGTCCACCCTGAGCACGCAGATGTTTCTGGCGGTATATTTTGTGCTTCAGCAGCGAGTTGGGCTCTAGGAACAGAGGGTTGTTGTTAAGCAAGTGCTCGTTCAACAGGAAAGACTTGCAGAAGGCATCGTCGCTGGTGAACTTGATCACGGCCTTGTTGGTCAACATCTGGACACTTTCGATGTCACCGTTTTGGCCAAACACTTCCCGCAGCTGCTCTTCGGTGGTATCTAAAGAAATGATTAAAGTGAAATAATTAGATTCTTGACTTTGATCTCTGTTTTATTCAACTCACTGTTGGTCAGATTCGACACCAGAATGGCACGTCCCGAGCTATTGCGCTGGTAGCGCGTCAGTTTCAGCTCCAAGTCGTTTACTGTCTTGCCATTGAGCTGGGCCAAGGCATTTGTGGCTCCCTCCGGCTGTTTAAAGGTGATGAAGGCCAGCACCATCTTGCTGCACACCACATCGGTAAAGTGCACATCGAACTTCTTGAAGATTTTTTCAACGGCATTGGAATTGTAGGACTCGTGTTTGCCCACATTCTCGAGAATCAAGGTGGTCTCCGGGGTCTTGACCGACTGCGATTTGTGCAGCATAGGACGCACGGTGATGAAACGCGAAAAGAACTCGGTGCTGTGCAGCTTGAGGGCTTTTTCGGCATCGCTAACGTTCGAGTAGCGGACAAAGGCCGTCGGGTTGGCCCTGTTGGCCGATCTGGAAACGGCCTCCACGGGACCGATCTTCTCAAAGTGGGCCTTGATCTCATCCTCGGTGACATGGGGTCCCAAGAGGCTCACCACCACGGTCAGCTTGTTGCTTTCATCCCTATCGCGCAGACGGCTTAAAGCCACCACTTTGCCGCCCAAGTTCAGAGACTTTTCTTTGGCCGCCAGAGCAGCCTCGGCACCGGCAGCAGTTTCGAAGGCAACAATCACTGTGTTCTCACCGCTCTTGTTTGTGACGCGGTTCACAATTGAGATCGGTCCGAATTTGGTGAACAAGGCAACCAGATCCTTGTGCTTGTATTCTGCGGATCAAGAAAttacataataatataatataaaaatatatataaataatataatattagtcTCTTTACCTTTGGGCAAGTTACTGCCAAAGATGAGCCTATCCTTGGGAGTTTCGGGAGGAATCCTGCCCACGCGTACTTTGGGAATACCACCCTTCTTGGCTTCCGACTCCTGGCCATTGGCCTGTTCGGTTTTCTTGGCCTTCTTGCCAACGGGCTCTTCCACGGGGGCCTCGTCTTCGGAATCTTCGTCATCATCTTCAGCGGCTTGAAGGCTGCCAAAGGAAGCCTGGCCAGGCTCCAGCTCATCCTCATCACCTTCACTACTATCGTCATCATCGTCCTCCTCAGCCTCGTCATCAATCAAGTCTCCTACATCTTCAGCCTgaaacaaattgtttaatattatcTTTAGAGATACACTTTTTAAAACTTAGATGCATATTATTCTTGATTTAAAACACAAACTTTCTATAACAAATgccaattaattatatttaattaatgtaaaGTAAAGCAAGAGTACAGGCTACATATGTAACTTGGCAGCTCCGCAAAAACACATGGCACATGGCAACAGCTTCATAGGGCCACCGGAGCGCCCCTACAGCGGGTTAGCACGTTTTTGTTGAACATACCTGGGAGTCgctgtcctcctcctcctcatcctcctcttCGCCACCATTCTGCTCCTCATCATCGGACTCCTCTTCGCTGGACTGTGGAACCTCCTTTGCCGGCAACTTCTTGCCCTTCTTTGGCGGCGATTGGGccaccagctcctcctcctcttcttgCGGCTTTACGGCCTTGGCGCCGCGCTTGGCCGGCTTCTCCACTCCGTTCTTTCCCTTGGCGGCTACTGCTTTCTTTTgggccattttatttattgcgtTTCTGTGCTTTTACTAATTGAACAGATCAGAATCAAGTGGATTTAACGCAAAAATGTCGCCGCCGCGTGTTTCGTTTATTGAAAACTCAAAAACCACGTGCGATAGAGATTAGAGGTGGAAGAACATAAGCGATGTATCGCGATACTTAACCGATATTTTTAGCCGGatcttaaaaacaaaatttcagTCTCaagataattatttatatgcaTTTGGTTTTATCCTAAAAaccattaattattttaagctaatCCACCTTTAATTTAGCAATAAAAAGCCgatatttttagtaatttagACAATCAGTCAATATATTCCCGGATATTCATCTAGCATATTTTagcaataattttatttgtgagATCAacgatatattttataagaaaagtGACAAAATATATCGgagctttttcttttttatatcgATGGTAACGTGCATTTCAGGTAATAAGAAAAGTAACCAAATTTGTTATGAtttactaaattttatttaatataatgtTTCTTATTGGGAAATTGGCGTattgatattaaatattgattatttaaaattccaaGTAGATTAAATTCATCGTGTTATATGGGAATTTATGGATTAGGGACTCAGGTAAATTTCTTGGGCAGATTTAGTGTAAGAATACTAGAAACAACCTAACTATTTCTCGGAAATGCAAATTCTTTAACTACAAAACTAAGTATAAGGTTTATTAATAaccaaattaacaaatttaataacttactttttgtttaaattgacctattttttattattttgatcgTTTAGCTTTTTTTCAGAGAATCTAGCTTATTCGATAGTTCATCACTGCCAACACTGAAAATCAGCGAATGAAAGTTAGGGCCTGAAGTATtgattacaaaaacaatatgcatttgtattttaaatgattGTATAAAGTGTTGGGTGTGTGCTTTCAACTTgtataattgttttattgaattattgtttatatattgttGCCGGACTGCGAGAAAGGTCAAAAACTTGGCTAAGCGACTTGGGCTTGCAATTTTAGTAAGACCGTTGCTAAAAATACCATAAATCCATGGCAGTCTTACATTTGTTGTTGGTATTTTCCCTTTAATGGTGTCAAGTGTGGCAAAACCTCTCGCTCAGTGTTGGTAATTACCGAAATAAGTAtacacataaaaaattaaattgcagcgcacacatatatttataaaacgtCGCGACGAGCGGATAAGCACCAGAGCAGCGGCGAAAGGATAGCGGCGGCGAAGACGGACGCTCcaggagcacacacacacaaccaccAATGAACACACTCAGCGCCAGCACGAACGGaggtggtggaggaggaggaggcggagtcGGCAGTGCTGGAAGTGGGGGAAAcggcggaggagcagcagcacctgGCAGCAATGGCTCCAGCACAAATGTGACAGCTGCCGGGAATGCCGCCGGCGACGAGGCTGGCGGCGATGCCAGCTCACGAAGACAGGCGACGCGCGTCTTCAAGAAGAGCTCCTCCAACGGCAAGATCACCGTGTACCTGGGGAAGCGTGACTTTGTCGATCATGTCACGCATGTGGATCCCATCGACGGTGTGGTGTTCATCGATCCGGAGTATGTCAAGGACCGCAAGGTGTTTGGCCAGGTTCTGGCCGCCTTTCGCTATGGACGCGAGGACCTCGATGTCTTGGGCCTGACATTCCGCAAGGATCTGTATTTGGCTCACGAGCAGATCTATCCGCCCATGCAGCTGGAGCGCCCAATGACCCGGCTACAGGAGCGGCTGATCAAAAAGCTGGGACCCAATGCCCATCCCTTCTACTTCGAGGTGCCGCCCTACTGCCCCGCCTCCGTTTCCTTGCAGCCGGCCCCCGGTGATGTGGGCAAGTCCTGCGGCGTGGACTACGAGCTAAAGGCCTTTGTGGGTGAGTCGTCCACGGATTGTTCGTCTTgttggtgctggtggtgggtGTGTCCCATCGCTTTTGGTGTCCATTTCCATGTCGGGGCGGTCAGGCAAAGTCAAAATCATTGATGAGCGTGTGCCGCCAGTGCAGCCAGCCGTCGATACAGGCGTGTGcaatgtatgtacataaagACGTAGTATCTGTACATTccgcacatacatatatgtatatatctacTTACAGTGCAGCCTCGTGGAAggttttcctttgtttttaacatttaaatgtgACTTTTAATTGTGAACTCTGCCTTTAAAGTTTAGCAAGTGAGGGTTTAGTCTACTTAGATATCGAATTTGTTAAGTTAAGATACTTAATTATCAactttttaagttaatttgagGAAAGATTTgcagtttttcgttttttagaGACTTAAATTAGGTTCTAAACCTATTTTTATCATAAAAACTTTGCTCACAAAATCAGATTATGAGGTTTAACTACCTTTTTTAGGTTATTGCCTTTGTTGGTTAACAATTTCTTGAACTCAGTTTGAACTTGTTGACGTTTGACCTGTGGGAGGCTTGACTGTAAATGGGTTATTTGTCAGAGTGTGagtggtttttgtgtaatttagCGCATGTGTCACGCGGTCGGGCTTGGCGGGGTTAATTAATCCAGCTACGTCGGAGGGGGGCTGCGCAGCGCAAAAATGTCATTGGGCTTTGGTGACGCAGCGTTCCACCTAATTGGAATTCGACGCTTCTAATTGGAATCCGACTCGGCCGTACCACcccattgtttttgttgtttttgttcgcTTTAATTAGGCGCCGCAGTTGACTTTGCTgacgttttgttttgttttttttttttaattccataTCCATATCCAAACTCGCTGAATGCTGAAATCAATTCTGGAAAGCTTTTGGGGGTTTCTATTT
Above is a genomic segment from Drosophila kikkawai strain 14028-0561.14 chromosome 3R, DkikHiC1v2, whole genome shotgun sequence containing:
- the mod gene encoding DNA-binding protein modulo, with the translated sequence MAQKKAVAAKGKNGVEKPAKRGAKAVKPQEEEEELVAQSPPKKGKKLPAKEVPQSSEEESDDEEQNGGEEEDEEEEDSDSQAEDVGDLIDDEAEEDDDDDSSEGDEDELEPGQASFGSLQAAEDDDEDSEDEAPVEEPVGKKAKKTEQANGQESEAKKGGIPKVRVGRIPPETPKDRLIFGSNLPKEYKHKDLVALFTKFGPISIVNRVTNKSGENTVIVAFETAAGAEAALAAKEKSLNLGGKVVALSRLRDRDESNKLTVVVSLLGPHVTEDEIKAHFEKIGPVEAVSRSANRANPTAFVRYSNVSDAEKALKLHSTEFFSRFITVRPMLHKSQSVKTPETTLILENVGKHESYNSNAVEKIFKKFDVHFTDVVCSKMVLAFITFKQPEGATNALAQLNGKTVNDLELKLTRYQRNSSGRAILVSNLTNNTTEEQLREVFGQNGDIESVQMLTNKAVIKFTSDDAFCKSFLLNEHLLNNNPLFLEPNSLLKHKIYRQKHLRAQGGPGAPGKFPGKFQRFGNNKNFGNKRPYQENGAKPFVKRPKF